CGATTTGGCGAATGTCCACCACTAAGCGAATCAGGTAAATAAAAGCGGCAATAAAAATCAGGATAAAGGTGAGCTTGCGAGAATTGTAATAGGTTGCCGGTTCAAAAATCTGAAGAAATACGGTGAACAGCAAAATAGTAACAAATACGAGAATAAAATGGCCGATATTGACTGCGTATTGGTTGAAAAACATAGGGCTGACTACCGAAGAACCCTGGGTTTCGTAGGCATTTTTCAAAGATTGAAGTTTGCTGTATTGTTCGTTTTTCACCAGCGCCCCCTGTGCTATGATGAGTTCATTTTGCTGAACAACGCCTTTTGTTTTGGCAATTTTCTTCAGTTCTTCCTCTGTGATTTCGCGCGTAGTTTTCCGGTCAAAGGTGATGTTGGGCTGAAGGCTGTTGCATAGCGGCTCTATAATATCCCATAAGTTTTCGGGCAATTCAGCCTTTACGGCATTGTCCACGTATTGGCAGGCATCCGTAATATTGGTAAACAACTGATTCGTGTTGAGTATCGTCAATGTATTATTTATCAGCAGGTTAATGGAACTTAGGGCAGGTTTACCACTCTTTTTATGCTCTTCGTCTAAGGTGGCAATGCCTTTGGTATATAAAGAATCCAATAACCGGTCTGCTGTTCTGACTGCCATCAATGAATCTTTCCGGGAAATTCCGGAGGCTTCGGATTTATCTTCATCTGCATATAATTCAGCAAATTCTGAGACAAACTGTTCCATTACCTTTTCTTTTACCTTTGCCTCAATTTTGTAGTATGGCGCAAGACTGTCAATCATCCGTTGCTGTTCCATCAGCAATTCATCGGGCAGCTTTTTGATGGTAAACGTAAATGGTGCATACAGGTTGTCGTATTTCCAGGGCATGTTCAACTCAAAATCGTAGTTGAAATTTTCTTTTGGCAACAAAGTAGAAATCACCCCAATACAAATCAGCACCAATAAATAACGCACTATGACCAAATGCTTATTGACTATGAGAGAGCTGATGTTTTTTAAGCTAAAAGGACGATTAGAAGCCATAAGGTAATTGGATAGATAACCCTTGAGTGCATACAGAAATTACAAATCCTGCTTGAAACAGGTCAAAGCAGGTGCTAATATAACCGATTTTATCCGATTTGTGTAAATACTATAGTTATCGCAACCTGTGATGATGCTATTTTAGTATCATCGCCACCTGGCCTGGGTTGTTCGTTTTTTACTTCGGAAAGATCAAACTACAAATCATTGATCTAAATTGAGCAATAGCTACTCATGTAACCAGGTTACTTTGCCGGCTATCAGTTCGTCAAGATCACCTTCCCCCTTAAATTGTATGGCTTGGTTTATCTGCAAATGCAACAATTCTTCGTAGGTTGGGCGGCTGCTCTCGACATAAAAAACTCCGAAAGGACGCGGTAAAAAGTCCTTCTCATTCAGTTCTTGTGGCAGGTCGAAAAATCGAGACAAAATTTGAGCTTTGACTAAGTCTGCTTCGTTGTGAATCCATAAATCGTTAGCGCTAATATCTCCATTTAAAAGGTTTACCACTCGCGGTGTATAGCCATCCAGCACGATGCCTTTGTCGTTGTTTTGGCCAAATACAAGTGGTTCGTCCTGTTTCATAAAAAGGGTCGCCTCTTTTTTGGTAGCGCTGTCTGTAAACACCTCAAAAGCCCCGTCGTTAAAAATATTACAATTCTGGTAAATTTCCAAAAACGAAGCTCCTTTATGATGATAGCATCGTTTCACCATTTCCTGAAGATGTTTGGGATCCCTGTCCATGGCACGCGCAATAAACGTGGCATTTGCCCCCATAGCAAAAGCAATGGGGTTAACCGGAAAATCAATGGATCCCAACGGTGTGGATTTGGTTACCTTATGTTGTTCTGATGTAGGTGAGTATTGCCCTTTAGTCAGCCCATAAATTTGATTGTTAAACAACAAAATATTGAGGTCAAAATTGCGGCGAAGAATATGCAACAGATGATTGCCGCCTATTGACAAACCATCTCCGTCTCCTGTTACCACCCAAACGCTAAGGTTGGGGTTTGCAATCCTCAATCCGGAAGCTACCGCGGTTGCTCGACCGTGAATAGAGTGCATTCCATAAGTTTCCATATAATACGGAAAACGGGACGAACAGCCGATACCGGAAACAATGGCAACCTCTTCCCTTTTCAGCCCAAGCTCTGCGATTACTGTCTGTACCTGTTTTAAAATTGAATAATCCCCGCATCCCGGACACCATCTCACTTCCTGGTCGGTTGCAAAATCTTTGGCTTTCAGCAATTCAGCGCTGTTGTTTGTTGTAACGGTAGTTTCTGTTATCATCGTCAGGCAAATTGATGGATATATTTAAACAATAAAAAAAGATAACCCCTGTATTTTCTTTCAGGATATTCAAACGCCATCCGGAATTCCGAAAGTATGCGCCTGAAACAGATAATCAAACAAATGTACACTGTTTTATTTTCCGGTGTATATAGCGGCTTGGTGTTCAGCAAAAATTTTCTGAACATGACTACTGCCAATCGTTTTCAGCCTGTAACAGAGAGGGGTAATAAGTATCTGATTTTGTACGGTTGAACAATTTTGTACAAAAAAATGAATGAAGATTGCCTTGAAACAACACCTTACTATTCGGCAAATCTCGGGTCGTTGTTAAACCCGGGATCGTTCAGTGTTTTCAGAAAAACTATAATTTTTTGTCGCTCCGAAACTGTCATTGGGATGCCATAAGTATTATCTGATTGAATTAAAAGCGTATCCAGCGTTTCAGTATAATGTACCCCTTCTGCATAGTGATTCAACACCGCTTCCAAAGTATTGAGGCTGCCGTCGTGCATATATGGATAAGTATGCGACAGGTTTCGCAATGAAGGCACTTTAAACCTGCCCATGTCCCCGGGGTTTAGGGTTACTAAATATCGCCCTTTGTCAATACTTAAATCTTCAGCTATTCCATTGTTCCTGAATGAAAAATCGGTAAACAAGTCCGTCGAATGGCAGGAATTGCATTTTTTTTGTTTAAACAACTCTAACCCTTCCAGTTCTTCAACGGTCATTTGTCCACCGGTTTCGTTGCGCATGTATTTGTCATACTTTGAATTGGCAGACACAAGCATGATACTGAACTGAGACAGTGCTTTGGCAAAAGTTTGAGTGTTAATATCTTCAGAACCAAAAGCATCCTTAAACATTTGGCGATATATCGGTTGGCGGCTCAACTTTTCATATACATTGGCGATGTTTTCGTCCATTTCCACAGGATTTTGAATAGCATTGAAAGGCACCAAATCAAGGGTATGTACTCCCCCATCCCAAAAAAAAGTAGTATGCCAAAGCATATTCATCACCGGAGGAGCATTGCGGATGCCAAGTTTGTCGTCAATTCCATGACTAACCGAATGAGCAACATGTGAAAAACTGGAATAAGGTATATGACAAGAGCCACAGGCTATGGTGCTGTCTCGGGAAAGTATAGGGTCGTAGAACAATTTCTTGCCCAATGCAAACCCTTCAGAAGTTACAGGGTTTGATGCAACATCATAAACCGGAGCAGGAAAATTAGAGGGTAAAAACAAAGAAATATCAGGTTGGGTATCTTCTTCTTTGCAAGCAGTGAGTAACTGCATTGCAAGAACAAACAATAATAAGGAGAACGAATTGTTTTGACGCGGGAACATAAAGGGTATAAATTTGGAAGCAATAAAACGCAATGAAAAACAATGGATGTTTTAAAAAAAGCCGTCAGCCGAGTTTGTTTGCAAGACCGACGGCTTTTTACTATTCTGTTCCGGATTACTAAATTTTAATGAAACCGGTTTCTCTTAGCCATATAAAACGAAATGATGATTTTAGTTAAATCGCCTGCAACTCATACCTTCTGATTGATAGACATTCTTGTCCTTTGTATAAAAAAACAAAGAGAAAACAACCTGAATTGGGGTTAAGATTTTAAGATCCAAACTCCCTCTTCTTTTGCATGTTGTCGTTAATGCAAGGTCTCCTACAGCTATTAAAACAAACTAATGTCTGACAATTAACCAAAATCCAAAAAATTAATCGTTGTGTATGTGGTTAACTGAAAACATATCGGCATAGTTGTCTGCAACTGATGTTGATTCAGGAGAAAACATAATCATTGGCGATTCTGCAACACTTAAATTATTGGGTGATGTAAACACTTCTAAAACATCAGCATAGATATGTACTTCGGGATGGCTGTCTTTTGAAACACCGGCTTTTTCATCGTTATGTGCTGTCAGTGCAATGTTTTTAAGGTTATTGATGGTAGGACTGCTATATCCGCCATATCCGCCAATGTGGTAAAAAAATGCACCATCCGCCTCCGTAACTTGAGGAGATGTGCCTTCTACCTTTACAAAAATATACCCGCTGTTCCACATCCAGTACATTCCTTGTGCTGCTCCGGCCGGATCCAAATCACCGGTTCGCTCGCTGATATCGGAAGCACTTTTCACACTATCAACTCCCAGCACAAACTCAAAACCCACATAATCGCCTCCCGGAACATTGTTAAGTGTGATTTCGCGACTTTCTTCATCAGCACCGTCCAACAAGAAATACGATTCTGCCTGTGGTACGGTATAATATGTTCCGTCAGATTTTTTAAGTTTGATATTTGAAATAAAATAGTTAAACGTGCTAAAAGTCAGGCTCTCTCCGGCAGCATTTGTATAAGCCTGACCAAAGTTTAATTTACTGTTACCGGCGCGGTTTTCAAAATGAAGGGTGATCGGTCCGGGTGTTGCTTCTTCATCTTCTTCACAAGAGGAAATCGAAAATACGGTTACAAAAGCAAATAAAAAAGCAAAAATAAATTTTATGTGGTTCATTTTAAGTTTGAAAGTTTTTGTTAAAAAATTTAAAAGACTTGGTTTGCGGATATGTCCATCTCAATTTCATGTATCATATCCGAACCAATAGTTACACTTAATACCAAATGGAACAATATCGAATGACTTTAATGGTCATTCAAACTATTTCATTCAGATTTAAGTAGGTAACTAACAAGGGTTGAAAAACATCTTGTTTGAATGTGCAATGCCCAAAAACAACCAATACCTGCGGTTTGTAATAAAGCGAAGAATTGGTTATACAGGCCAATAAAGGCTATTGGTCAGGCAACATTTACCGGAGGGGGATGAAATATCATCCCAACATACCCTGATAAATGCAGGGTTTGGTTTAAAGGAAAAAAAGCGGTAAACAAAGCAGTATTAACCGGCTCCTGAACAGTTTGATATTGCTCGGGAAAGAATAGTTCAATGTTAAAGTTTTTTAGCATCGCCGCATCCTGTCCGGGATCGCGGCTTTCTTGCTGCATTTGTTTTTTTAAGTAGCATTTACCCTTGCAATTCATTTGGGGCTTGCTGCGGTTTTCACACAAATTATTGGCAATATATTGCCTGTTGAGTAAAAACTTTATATGAACCATCCCTATGCCGTTGTTGTAAAACAGCATGAATATGAAAAGAAGATAAAGGGTTAGTTGCTGAAATGCCTTTTTCACAAATGCAAAGTTACAGTTTAGTCATGAGATAATTTATTTTTTTTAAGAAAGTTCAACATCTCTCTACCCTTCGCCCTAAAAGTATTGATTGAAAAAAAAGAATTCGATTCAGTGAAAAGACTTTTGTTTTAGTCCTTCAAATAGCTTAGTTTTGTTAAACGTTTAAAATACTCAATCCTTGAAGTATGGAATACAACATAGCGCAATCGTTGTTAATTTTGGAACGAACACCTTTGATACTCGAACAGATGTTGCATGGTTTGCCTAATGAATGGATATTGAGCAATGAAGGAAAAGACACCTTCAGCCCGTTTGATGTAGTCGGACATTTAATTCATGGGGAAAAAACAGATTGGATTGACAGATTGGAAATTATTCTTTCAGACAAACCGGAAAAAACTTTTATGCCTTACGACAGGTTTGCACAGTTCAAAGATAGCATCGGTAAAAGCATGGAAGAGTTGTTGTCTGAATTTAAACAGTTGAGACAACGGAATCTCAAAATTTTGAGATCAAAAAACCTCACGGCAAATGATTTCACCAAAACCGGAAATCATCCGGCACTTGGAACAGTTACTTTAAAAAATTTACTTGCTACATGGACGGTTCACGACCTGAGTCATATTGCTCAAATTTCAAGAGTAATGGCAAAGCAATATAAAAGTGAAGTAGGACCATGGACAGAATATTTACCCATCTTAACAAGATAAAAGTATTATTATGGAAAATTTACTGACTTATGACTGGAGCCGGTTTGTTAAACGGGTTACAATTAATGCCCCTACTCAGGATATATACGATGCCTGGGCAACAAGAAAAGGGCTTGAAAACTGGTTTTTGAGAATTGCAGAGTTTAAATCACCTGAAGGAAGGGTTTTAGCTGATAATGAAGCCGCAACTACAAACGACTCTTACGTTTGGTATTGGCACGGTTGGGATGACACTGTGTTAGAACGGGGAAAAGTGCTCGGTGCCAACGGCAAAGATTCTTTTAGCTTTGAATTCGGCGATGAAGGCATTGTCTCTGTCCATATTTTTCAGGAAGAAGGAATAAATATAGTAGAGCTGATTCAGGAAAAAATTCTGACTGACGAGGAGTACAAAGTAAGATACCATCTCGGTTGTTCAACCGGATGGACATTTTACCTTTCCAATCTTAAATCCATTTTAGAAGGCGGCATAGACCTTCGCAACAGAAACCTGAATATTAAAAATGTGGTGAACTCCTGATGGAATTAGATTTGACAAAACGGGAATCGCAGCGATTGACCGAGATGATTAACAAGGCAATGCAGCAAATCACCCGCTTTTCAAGCGAGGAGTGGGAGTTTCGGGAAAAACCGGGAAAATGGAGTAAAAAAGAAATTCTCGGACATTTGATTGACAGTGCTGCCAACAATCACCTGCGCTTTGTCCGCGCTCAATTGGCTGAATCTGAGTTTATCTCCTTTAATTATGAACAGGATTTTTATGTTTCCTGCCAACAATACCAACAAAGCAAGGTGGAAAACTTACTGCTGCTATGGTCTGCATATAATCATCATATTGCCCATATTATGAACCATATCAATCCGGAAAAGTTAAATCTTGTCTGTAAAATAGGCAACTACGAACCGGTCAGCCTTGGTTTTTTGGTAAAAGATTATGTGGATCATTTAGCGCATCATTTGAAACAGTTATACTAATTTAAGACCATAAAACAGTCCCGACTGTATTTATGAAATATGCTTAGCTATCCCAAATTGCTGTACAGGGTTTGAAAAACAACGAAACATTAAATCTTTAGCCAAAATTACCTGAAACCCCAAATTTTCCGAAAAGACGGTTTGCACAATTCGGGATTGATCGCTAAAAAAACCGGAATGAAATTCATGGCGGACTCTCCCGAAACAGGGGAAAATAGCTTTTTTACACCCCCCCTCCCCAAAAACACCTCAAGCCTGTATTCGAAGGTGTAATTAAAAAACAGTTGCCTCGCATTGAAAAGCAATACAAGCCACACTCTAAAATATTGCAAAAAAACAAAATTTAGTGCTTTAAAAAGGGGGGACATTAAAGCATTGCAGGGGTGCAATGAGTCATTGCAGAGGTGATTTGAAACAATGCAGGGGTGCATTAAGCCATTGCAGAGGTGATTTGAGGTAATGCAGGGGTGCAATAACCTATTGCAGAGGTGATTTGAAACAATGCAGGGGTGCATTAAGCCATTGCAGAGGGGATTTGAAGTAATTCAGGGGTGCAATAACCTATTGCAGAGGTGATTTAAAGCATTGCAAAGGCGCAACAGGTCTTTGCGGAGGCGATTTAAAGCTTTGCAGGGGTGTATCAGGCTATTGCAAAGGAGCAATTAACCTTTTTCAAGGGTGTTTTCCCCCGAATCCATTCCGTATTTTTTGGGACAATTTATTTTTCAACTTTGTATAATGCCCGGAAGGATAGCTGCGGGAAATGCAGGCACTGATTCTTGTTGAGTTAATCTTATTGTTGTGAAATGCTTTTAAGGCTATTCCTCAGAAACTCGATGGTGTTAATTTGTTTTTTAATGTCCAAATTCAATTTGTTTTGTTCGTCCTTGTTGTCGCTCAATTTAGCTTCGGCTCTTTCAAGGGCAGCCCTCAACTGAATAATTTCGTCTAAAATTTCTTTTTCTGTGTTTTTTTGAGCGTCCCGTTCTCCGTCCAAATTCAGGAGATTTCTTTCTTCCTCGTTCAGCTTTGTGCTGATACCTTTCACAGATTCACTAATGGCAAAACTCGTCAGCATTTTGCTGATCAGGGCAAACTTATCTACGTCAGTTTTTGGGTTAACAAAATTATTTCCCCCCATGTCCACCATCATCTTGACCATAGTGCCATTGGCATACCCTTCTGTTTTTGAATAAATTTTAACAGGGTCTTCGCTTACTCCGCGAATGTATGCGTTTTCAGACACATACTCTGCCTTACCGCCTTTCGTTTTCCCGCCAAAATTTTTCAGATACTTTACCCACGATTTTTCAACCGAAATCGGGTCAGCAGATGGTATATTCACTTTCATTGCAGGACCTTGACGGCCGGAAACCGTTTCGAAAGCTTCGGTAACTTCAATTTTGGGCAACTCCGGCATTGGCAGCAATAATGTTGTATCGGCAGGTGGGGGTGTATCGGCAACCGGGGGTGTCGTTGGAACCTGTCTTGTAGTGGCTGTTTTGACCGTATTTCCGGTTTGATTAGGTTGGGCCATCAAAGGAAAGGCATAGCTTACAAACAACAATATAAGGAATGGTAAACTTGCAAAACTTTGGAAAGTTAACTTTTTCATAATAACGAAAGCGTTGAAAGGTAACTGATGATGATACTTTTATTCTGGGGTAAAATTAAAACTAAAATAATGGCTTATTGAACTATGTTGGCAAAATTAACAGATTAAGGCCGGAATTTTACCTTTTTTATCAATCATCATCCCCAATCTGGGTTACTTATTTTATTTACTTCTTGTTATATTTGTCTTAGGAAACCAATATTTTCACTAAACCGCGTTTACAAATTTGGAAATCAATTTTCCCTGAAGGCAAAACTTGGTACGATTTGAAATTTCCGGCAGGTGTTACCTGTTTGATGATATTGCCCTTAACTTGCTTCGGGTTTCAATCTCATTTAACCATCCTATCGCGTATTAACTATGAAAACAACCTGTTTCCTCCACCTTTGCCTTGTTTTACTTTTCAATTCAATTCAGCTTATTGCCCAGGATACCTTCTCGATTGTGGCCGTTGACGAGTTAACCGGGCAGGTGGGCAGTGCGGGGGCATCCTGTATTGATGATTCTGCCATTTCCGGTGGCGTTTCAATCATCGGTCGCCTTTATCCGGGAAGAGGGGTAATCAATACTCAATCGTACTGGAACAGTGTCAACCAAAACAATGCAGGGGTGTTAATCAACAACGGAAATTCTCCTGCCGAGATTATCAGTTGGCTGGAAACAAATGATGCACAAAGCAATCCCGGGATTAGGCAATATGGAATTGCAGATTTTGACCCTTCGGGCTTACCACGAACGGCTGCCTTTACCGGTGCAAACTGTTTTGATTACAAAAACCATATTACAGGACCAAACTATTCCATTCAGGGGAATATTTTGTTGGGGCAGGAGGTGCTCGATTCGATAGAAGCACGTTTTTTGAATACAGAGGGGGAGTTGGCCGTCAAACTCATGGCTGCACTTCAGGGAGCAAAACTCCCGGGGGCAGATACGCGGTGTCTTGATCAAGGTATCTCTTCTTTGTCCGCTTATATCCGGGTAGCAAATCCATCCGATTTGGCGGGAAGCTATTACCTCGATTTAACCATCCCCAACACCCCATTTCTGACCGACCCCATCACTATGCTCCAAAATCAATTCAATGTATGGCAGACAACCGTAGCTGCCGGCACTCTCACTTCTCCTCAAACCATCGTAATTCACGCTCAACCCAACCCATTTTCGGATTTCACCGTTTTAGAGGTATCCGGATTGGATGTTCAGAATTTTTCAACACAACTAATGGTGTATAATGTTTTAGGGGAATTGGTCAATTCGTTTCCGGTTAATGATAAGAAAGTATTTATCCATGCCGAAGCTTTAAGCAATCTGACGGGTATTTATTTTTATCGCTTAAGCCATAATCAAACAATGGCAGGCAGTGGTAAATTGATCCTGTTCCGTTAATTGAAAGTTTTGCATAGTAAGGGTAAAGTTGCGGACAAGGCCTGCGAAAGTCATTTATTTTTAAATGGATTTTGAACAGTTAGGCGTTTTTTTACCAATTTCGCATAAAAATTGCAAGGACTTCAAATAGTCCTTGTTTGTTTAAAAACAGAAACCACACATCTTTGCGTTAAACCTATACCTTTTGCCAATATTTATTTTTCAGGCTATCGGCTTTTCTGATACACCTATAATCAACAGACACCATGTACAAGCAATCAACCATTTTTGTTTTACTATTTTTAATATTTGTTTGCCTGCCTGCCAAAGCTCAGGTAAGCGCAGGCGGCACTCCTTACAGCATTGCTC
This is a stretch of genomic DNA from Sphingobacteriales bacterium. It encodes these proteins:
- a CDS encoding cytochrome-c peroxidase, coding for MFPRQNNSFSLLLFVLAMQLLTACKEEDTQPDISLFLPSNFPAPVYDVASNPVTSEGFALGKKLFYDPILSRDSTIACGSCHIPYSSFSHVAHSVSHGIDDKLGIRNAPPVMNMLWHTTFFWDGGVHTLDLVPFNAIQNPVEMDENIANVYEKLSRQPIYRQMFKDAFGSEDINTQTFAKALSQFSIMLVSANSKYDKYMRNETGGQMTVEELEGLELFKQKKCNSCHSTDLFTDFSFRNNGIAEDLSIDKGRYLVTLNPGDMGRFKVPSLRNLSHTYPYMHDGSLNTLEAVLNHYAEGVHYTETLDTLLIQSDNTYGIPMTVSERQKIIVFLKTLNDPGFNNDPRFAE
- a CDS encoding 2-oxoacid:ferredoxin oxidoreductase subunit beta encodes the protein MITETTVTTNNSAELLKAKDFATDQEVRWCPGCGDYSILKQVQTVIAELGLKREEVAIVSGIGCSSRFPYYMETYGMHSIHGRATAVASGLRIANPNLSVWVVTGDGDGLSIGGNHLLHILRRNFDLNILLFNNQIYGLTKGQYSPTSEQHKVTKSTPLGSIDFPVNPIAFAMGANATFIARAMDRDPKHLQEMVKRCYHHKGASFLEIYQNCNIFNDGAFEVFTDSATKKEATLFMKQDEPLVFGQNNDKGIVLDGYTPRVVNLLNGDISANDLWIHNEADLVKAQILSRFFDLPQELNEKDFLPRPFGVFYVESSRPTYEELLHLQINQAIQFKGEGDLDELIAGKVTWLHE
- a CDS encoding DinB family protein, which codes for MELDLTKRESQRLTEMINKAMQQITRFSSEEWEFREKPGKWSKKEILGHLIDSAANNHLRFVRAQLAESEFISFNYEQDFYVSCQQYQQSKVENLLLLWSAYNHHIAHIMNHINPEKLNLVCKIGNYEPVSLGFLVKDYVDHLAHHLKQLY
- a CDS encoding DUF1028 domain-containing protein, which codes for MKTTCFLHLCLVLLFNSIQLIAQDTFSIVAVDELTGQVGSAGASCIDDSAISGGVSIIGRLYPGRGVINTQSYWNSVNQNNAGVLINNGNSPAEIISWLETNDAQSNPGIRQYGIADFDPSGLPRTAAFTGANCFDYKNHITGPNYSIQGNILLGQEVLDSIEARFLNTEGELAVKLMAALQGAKLPGADTRCLDQGISSLSAYIRVANPSDLAGSYYLDLTIPNTPFLTDPITMLQNQFNVWQTTVAAGTLTSPQTIVIHAQPNPFSDFTVLEVSGLDVQNFSTQLMVYNVLGELVNSFPVNDKKVFIHAEALSNLTGIYFYRLSHNQTMAGSGKLILFR
- a CDS encoding SRPBCC domain-containing protein; the encoded protein is MENLLTYDWSRFVKRVTINAPTQDIYDAWATRKGLENWFLRIAEFKSPEGRVLADNEAATTNDSYVWYWHGWDDTVLERGKVLGANGKDSFSFEFGDEGIVSVHIFQEEGINIVELIQEKILTDEEYKVRYHLGCSTGWTFYLSNLKSILEGGIDLRNRNLNIKNVVNS
- a CDS encoding DinB family protein, producing the protein MEYNIAQSLLILERTPLILEQMLHGLPNEWILSNEGKDTFSPFDVVGHLIHGEKTDWIDRLEIILSDKPEKTFMPYDRFAQFKDSIGKSMEELLSEFKQLRQRNLKILRSKNLTANDFTKTGNHPALGTVTLKNLLATWTVHDLSHIAQISRVMAKQYKSEVGPWTEYLPILTR